Proteins encoded by one window of Teretinema zuelzerae:
- the vapC gene encoding type II toxin-antitoxin system tRNA(fMet)-specific endonuclease VapC, protein MYFLDTNTCIYFLNGKYENIRDRLLSLSPAEIRIPVIVKAELLLGAHKSVKRRENLEKAAQFLEPFDIVPFTDSMTLLYAEIRSEIERKGMGIGPNDVLIASIVQFHEGTLITNNVREFERVPGLKIENWAI, encoded by the coding sequence ATGTACTTTCTGGACACAAATACCTGCATTTATTTTCTGAACGGAAAATACGAGAATATTCGCGATAGACTATTGTCTCTCTCTCCTGCTGAAATACGCATTCCGGTGATTGTTAAGGCCGAATTGCTGCTCGGCGCGCATAAAAGCGTTAAAAGAAGGGAAAACCTGGAAAAAGCCGCTCAATTCCTCGAACCCTTCGATATTGTTCCGTTTACGGATTCCATGACCCTCCTCTATGCGGAAATACGAAGCGAAATCGAGCGGAAGGGCATGGGAATCGGCCCGAACGATGTCCTCATCGCGTCGATCGTACAATTCCATGAAGGCACTCTGATAACGAACAATGTTCGCGAATTCGAACGGGTTCCAGGCTTAAAAATCGAAAACTGGGCGATATGA
- the gdhA gene encoding NADP-specific glutamate dehydrogenase yields the protein MANAYIEEVLAQVKARNGHESEFLQAVSEVLETLEPVVVQMPEIQKHSILERMVEPERVIMFRIPWVDDAGKVQVNRGYRVQFNSAIGPYKGGIRFHPSVNLSILKFLGFEQVFKNSLTTLPMGGGKGGSDFDPRGKSDGEVMRFCQSLMTELYRHIGADTDVPAGDIGVGAREIGYMFGQYKRLANEFTGVLTGKGLSYGGSLIRPEATGYGAVYFASNMLAVKGEGFKGKTCAVSGSGNVAQYCVEKLTQLGAKAVTLSDSNGFIHDPDGIDAEKLAFVMDLKNVKRGRISEYVKKFPKATYTEGKRPWGVKVDCAFPCATQNEISGSEAEELVKNGCKLVSEGANMPSTPEAIEVFLKNKILYAPGKAANAGGVATSGLEMSQNSMRLSWSRDEVDQKLQGIMKNIHDNAYAASRQFGNEGNYMMGANIAGFLKVANAMIAHGVI from the coding sequence ATGGCTAACGCGTACATTGAAGAAGTTCTTGCGCAGGTTAAGGCGAGAAACGGGCACGAGAGCGAGTTTCTCCAGGCGGTGAGCGAGGTTCTCGAGACCCTGGAGCCGGTAGTCGTGCAGATGCCGGAGATTCAGAAGCACTCGATTCTTGAGCGGATGGTCGAGCCCGAGCGGGTTATCATGTTCCGCATTCCCTGGGTGGACGACGCAGGCAAGGTGCAGGTGAACCGCGGCTACCGCGTTCAGTTCAACAGCGCCATCGGCCCGTACAAGGGCGGAATCCGCTTCCATCCTTCCGTAAATCTTTCAATTTTGAAATTTCTGGGCTTTGAGCAGGTGTTCAAGAACAGCCTGACCACGCTCCCCATGGGCGGCGGCAAGGGCGGTTCGGACTTCGATCCGCGCGGCAAGAGCGACGGCGAAGTAATGCGTTTCTGTCAGAGTTTGATGACGGAGCTCTATCGCCATATCGGCGCGGACACCGACGTGCCCGCCGGAGATATCGGAGTGGGAGCCCGCGAAATAGGATATATGTTCGGCCAGTACAAGAGGCTTGCCAACGAGTTTACCGGCGTTCTCACCGGCAAGGGACTCAGCTACGGCGGATCCCTCATCCGCCCCGAAGCGACCGGATACGGCGCGGTGTATTTCGCGAGCAACATGCTCGCGGTCAAGGGAGAGGGCTTCAAGGGCAAGACGTGCGCGGTTTCCGGTTCCGGAAACGTGGCGCAGTACTGCGTAGAGAAGCTCACCCAGCTGGGCGCGAAGGCGGTCACCCTTTCCGACTCCAACGGCTTCATCCATGATCCTGACGGAATCGACGCAGAAAAGCTCGCCTTCGTGATGGATCTGAAGAACGTGAAGCGCGGCCGCATCAGCGAGTACGTGAAGAAGTTCCCGAAGGCGACCTATACCGAGGGCAAGCGCCCCTGGGGAGTCAAGGTCGATTGCGCCTTCCCCTGCGCCACCCAGAACGAGATTTCCGGCTCCGAGGCGGAAGAGCTCGTGAAGAACGGCTGCAAGCTGGTGTCCGAGGGCGCGAACATGCCTTCCACCCCGGAAGCCATCGAGGTGTTCCTGAAGAACAAGATCCTGTACGCGCCCGGCAAGGCGGCGAACGCCGGCGGCGTTGCGACTTCCGGTCTCGAGATGAGCCAGAACTCCATGCGCCTTTCCTGGAGCCGCGACGAAGTGGACCAGAAGCTGCAGGGCATCATGAAGAATATCCACGACAACGCCTACGCCGCTTCCAGGCAGTTCGGCAACGAGGGCAACTACATGATGGGCGCGAACATCGCCGGCTTCCTCAAGGTCGCCAACGCGATGATCGCTCACGGGGTCATCTAA
- a CDS encoding sulfide/dihydroorotate dehydrogenase-like FAD/NAD-binding protein: MHKIIEKKQFSAEVFYLRVSAPEIARNRKAGQFVLVQIDTDFGERIPLTIADANAEEGWIALVFQTVGATTHKLALKNVGDSIEAILGPLGRPTHIAKVGTVVCVGGGIGVAPLYPIVKAYKEAGNKVIVIIGARTKDLVIFEEEMKAASDELIVVTDDGSWGRKGLVTEPLKELCESATPPNEAVAIGPPVMMKFCALTTKPYGVHTVVSLNTIMIDGTGMCGGCRVTVGGKTKFVCVDGPEFDGHLVDFDNMMMRMKSYKNREEADHHKCHMEMEADRVGDPDSKTEGVQA, from the coding sequence ATGCATAAGATAATAGAGAAAAAGCAGTTTTCGGCTGAAGTGTTTTACCTGCGGGTCTCGGCTCCCGAAATCGCGCGGAACAGAAAAGCCGGCCAGTTCGTGCTCGTACAGATCGATACGGATTTCGGCGAGCGCATCCCCCTGACCATCGCGGACGCGAACGCCGAAGAAGGCTGGATTGCATTAGTGTTCCAGACGGTAGGAGCTACGACTCATAAACTTGCACTGAAGAACGTCGGAGACTCCATCGAGGCCATTTTGGGCCCCCTGGGCCGACCTACACATATCGCCAAGGTCGGAACAGTCGTCTGCGTGGGCGGCGGCATCGGAGTCGCTCCCCTCTACCCCATCGTAAAAGCGTATAAAGAGGCGGGGAACAAGGTGATCGTCATCATCGGCGCGCGCACCAAAGATCTGGTCATCTTCGAAGAAGAAATGAAGGCGGCGAGCGACGAGCTCATCGTCGTGACCGACGACGGCTCCTGGGGCAGAAAAGGTTTGGTTACCGAACCCTTGAAGGAATTGTGCGAGAGCGCGACGCCTCCAAATGAAGCGGTGGCGATCGGGCCGCCCGTTATGATGAAGTTCTGCGCGCTTACGACCAAGCCCTACGGCGTGCACACGGTGGTGTCCCTTAATACGATCATGATCGACGGCACGGGAATGTGCGGCGGCTGCCGGGTCACCGTGGGCGGAAAGACGAAGTTCGTCTGCGTCGACGGGCCCGAATTCGACGGCCATCTGGTCGATTTCGACAACATGATGATGCGCATGAAATCGTATAAAAACCGCGAGGAAGCGGACCACCATAAGTGCCACATGGAAATGGAGGCGGACCGGGTGGGAGATCCTGATTCGAAGACCGAGGGAGTACAGGCGTAA
- the gltA gene encoding NADPH-dependent glutamate synthase, with protein MSEKTYEQLKSEAAVLWSGLKDKALTPKDRMAIPSQDMPCRDPKERARVMDEVALGYSDEQARVEAARCLGCKNRPCVAACPVGVPIPEFIACIQDGDYAKAVSTIKIANLLPAICGRVCPQEKQCQSQCTLGKSLKSIDKSVAIGRLERFVADWERDNGLIKPPAVSAPTGKKVAVIGSGPAGLTVAADVRREGHEVTVFEAFHKTGGVMVYGIPEFRLPKSIVAKEVETLKAMGVAFRTNFLVGRTETIDALLEREGYDAAFIGTGAGLPKFMEIEGENLIGVFSANEYLTRSNLMKAYDTAKADTPLYEAKTVAVVGGGNVAMDAARMAFRLGAEKVYCIYRRTRSEMPARAEEVTHAEEEGVEFVFLKNPTKIVGDETGRVRAVEVLEYELGEPDASGRRSPVAKAGTEHEIPVDAVIIALGNESNPLMAQTTEGLDVTKRGNIVVDSQQKTSLKKVWAGGDIVLGAATVILAMGEGRKAAASINAYLSGNDDLAAD; from the coding sequence ATGAGCGAAAAAACATACGAACAATTGAAATCGGAAGCCGCCGTTCTGTGGAGCGGCCTGAAGGATAAGGCGCTGACGCCCAAAGACCGCATGGCGATACCGAGCCAGGATATGCCCTGCCGCGACCCGAAGGAACGCGCGCGAGTGATGGACGAGGTGGCGCTGGGCTACAGCGACGAGCAAGCCCGCGTGGAAGCCGCTCGCTGCCTGGGCTGCAAAAACCGGCCCTGCGTGGCAGCCTGCCCCGTCGGCGTGCCCATCCCCGAGTTTATCGCCTGCATCCAGGACGGAGACTACGCGAAGGCGGTTTCCACCATAAAGATAGCGAACCTGCTGCCGGCCATCTGCGGTCGCGTGTGTCCCCAGGAGAAGCAGTGCCAGAGTCAGTGCACGCTGGGAAAATCCCTTAAATCGATCGATAAATCGGTCGCCATCGGCCGGCTTGAGCGCTTTGTGGCGGACTGGGAGCGGGATAACGGGCTGATCAAGCCGCCCGCCGTTTCCGCGCCTACCGGAAAAAAGGTCGCCGTCATCGGTTCAGGTCCTGCCGGGCTTACCGTAGCCGCCGACGTGCGCCGGGAAGGCCATGAGGTTACCGTGTTCGAAGCCTTCCATAAAACAGGCGGCGTCATGGTCTACGGCATCCCCGAGTTCCGCCTTCCCAAGTCGATTGTCGCCAAGGAAGTGGAAACACTCAAAGCAATGGGAGTCGCCTTCCGCACGAACTTCCTCGTGGGCCGCACTGAAACGATCGACGCCCTTTTGGAGCGCGAAGGCTACGACGCGGCGTTCATCGGAACGGGAGCGGGTTTACCTAAGTTCATGGAAATCGAAGGCGAAAACCTGATCGGCGTGTTCAGCGCGAACGAATATTTAACCAGATCGAATTTGATGAAGGCCTACGATACCGCGAAGGCGGATACTCCGCTCTACGAAGCGAAGACGGTGGCGGTTGTCGGCGGCGGAAACGTCGCCATGGACGCCGCGCGCATGGCCTTCCGGCTCGGAGCCGAGAAGGTGTACTGCATCTACCGGAGAACCCGTTCCGAAATGCCCGCACGGGCGGAAGAAGTGACGCATGCCGAGGAAGAGGGAGTGGAGTTCGTATTCCTCAAGAACCCCACCAAAATCGTGGGCGACGAAACCGGCCGCGTGCGCGCCGTGGAAGTGCTGGAATACGAGCTGGGCGAGCCTGACGCTTCCGGCAGGCGGAGCCCCGTGGCGAAAGCGGGCACCGAACACGAGATTCCCGTGGACGCGGTGATCATCGCGCTCGGCAACGAATCCAACCCGCTGATGGCGCAAACCACCGAAGGCCTGGACGTAACGAAGCGGGGAAACATCGTGGTGGACAGCCAGCAGAAGACCAGCCTCAAGAAGGTGTGGGCCGGCGGAGACATCGTGCTCGGCGCGGCTACGGTAATTCTCGCGATGGGCGAAGGCCGCAAAGCCGCCGCCTCGATCAACGCCTACCTCTCCGGCAACGACGACCTCGCCGCCGATTGA
- a CDS encoding type II toxin-antitoxin system RelE family toxin — protein MPWVVTFHKAAITDVEKLDGSCKIQVLKAIQKVSRNPLPYTEGGYGKPLGNKESSNLAGYMKIKLAKLGLRVVYRLVRTKQEMKIIVISIRADNEVYELAERRIKAE, from the coding sequence ATGCCGTGGGTTGTTACCTTCCACAAAGCAGCTATTACGGATGTTGAAAAACTTGACGGATCATGTAAAATCCAGGTTTTAAAGGCTATCCAAAAGGTTTCCCGGAATCCGCTTCCTTACACAGAAGGCGGCTATGGAAAACCTTTGGGCAATAAAGAAAGTTCAAACCTTGCCGGTTATATGAAAATCAAACTAGCCAAGCTTGGTTTACGCGTCGTGTATCGGCTGGTACGAACAAAACAAGAAATGAAGATAATTGTGATTTCTATTCGCGCGGATAATGAAGTGTATGAACTTGCGGAAAGGCGCATTAAAGCAGAATGA
- a CDS encoding type II toxin-antitoxin system Phd/YefM family antitoxin → MTTTAVLQSMIPVSRFNKGEAGRIFDELTHDKTKIVVKNNVPVAVILSPDEYARIIDENADNILLAEASMRVSQSSQSDFISETDFMRAIGVTQEEIDTSNDVEIE, encoded by the coding sequence ATGACTACCACAGCTGTATTACAATCTATGATCCCTGTATCGCGTTTTAATAAGGGCGAGGCCGGTCGTATTTTTGACGAATTAACGCATGATAAAACCAAAATAGTAGTAAAAAATAACGTTCCGGTAGCTGTTATTCTCAGTCCTGATGAATACGCGAGAATTATCGATGAAAACGCTGACAATATCCTTCTTGCCGAAGCAAGCATGCGTGTCTCTCAATCATCGCAGAGCGATTTTATTTCTGAAACCGATTTCATGCGGGCAATCGGAGTCACTCAAGAAGAGATCGATACCAGCAATGATGTAGAGATCGAATAA
- the rfbB gene encoding dTDP-glucose 4,6-dehydratase: protein MRKLNNILVTGGAGFIGCNFIHVLLQKTPSFSGRVVNLDALTYAGNAASLADIQTQFGGKRYFFEHGDITDRAKVEEVFKKYDIDTVIHFAAESHVDRSILGPEAFIKTNVMGTFTLLDAARASWKASDGSMRTDVLFHHISTDEVYGSLGDTGYFTETTPYDPRSPYSASKASSDHLVFAYHHTYGMPVTLSNCSNNYGPYHFPEKLIPLMILNILDGKPLPVYGDGKNIRDWLFVEDHNTAVWDIVNKGRVGEKYNIGGENEWTNIDLLLNLIDIVASKAGLDAKKVRDTITYVKDRPGHDRRYAIDCSKLKKELGWKQSVTFEEGLALTVDWYLSHKDWVEGIKSGDYKNWVEKNYDKR from the coding sequence ATGAGAAAACTGAATAACATACTCGTTACCGGCGGCGCCGGATTTATCGGGTGCAATTTCATCCATGTGCTTCTGCAGAAAACCCCGTCCTTTTCCGGCCGCGTGGTCAACCTCGACGCGCTTACCTACGCCGGAAACGCCGCGAGCCTTGCGGACATCCAAACCCAATTCGGCGGCAAGCGCTATTTTTTCGAACACGGAGACATCACCGACCGCGCCAAGGTCGAGGAAGTATTCAAAAAATACGACATCGACACGGTGATCCACTTTGCCGCGGAAAGCCATGTGGACCGCTCGATCCTGGGCCCGGAAGCCTTCATCAAAACCAACGTGATGGGAACCTTCACCCTGCTGGACGCCGCGCGCGCCAGTTGGAAGGCCTCCGACGGCTCCATGCGGACAGACGTCCTCTTTCATCACATCAGCACCGACGAAGTCTACGGTTCTCTGGGAGACACCGGCTACTTCACCGAAACCACTCCCTACGATCCCCGCTCACCCTATAGCGCGAGCAAGGCCTCCAGCGACCACCTCGTGTTCGCCTACCATCATACCTACGGCATGCCGGTAACCCTGTCGAACTGCTCGAACAACTACGGCCCCTACCACTTCCCCGAGAAGCTCATTCCCCTCATGATTCTCAATATTCTCGACGGAAAACCCCTGCCGGTATACGGCGACGGCAAGAACATCCGCGACTGGCTCTTCGTGGAAGACCACAACACTGCGGTGTGGGACATCGTCAACAAGGGCCGAGTCGGCGAAAAATATAATATCGGCGGCGAAAACGAGTGGACTAACATCGACCTGTTGCTCAACCTGATCGACATCGTCGCTTCCAAGGCCGGCCTCGATGCCAAAAAGGTGCGCGACACCATCACCTACGTAAAAGACCGCCCCGGACACGATCGCCGCTACGCGATCGACTGCTCGAAACTGAAAAAGGAGCTCGGCTGGAAACAGTCCGTCACCTTCGAAGAAGGCCTCGCTCTTACCGTAGACTGGTACCTGTCCCACAAGGACTGGGTAGAAGGCATCAAATCCGGCGACTATAAAAACTGGGTAGAAAAAAACTACGATAAACGCTGA
- the rfbD gene encoding dTDP-4-dehydrorhamnose reductase, producing the protein MVWLIGNKGMLGTELSNKLSACGIECVGTDREVDITESAALERYAESLVFRGKSIRAIINCAAYTAVDKAEDDRDLCSRLNEDGPANIASCAAKYGAVMLHISTDYVFNGNGARPYREDDPTDPTGVYGLTKRDGESAALANNPRTWILRTAWLYGAHGNNFVHTMLRLMAEKTELKVVNDQRGTPTWAKDLCEAICAFLLSVPAIAREAAHPEACAYKTVSSPEFGIYHFSNEGNISWFDFANEIYLSGRDAGLLDPSKNCSILPCTSAEFPAKVRRPPYSVLDKSKIRAVLGRDIPDWKASLKEYLSSKENKI; encoded by the coding sequence ATGGTCTGGCTTATCGGCAACAAGGGCATGCTGGGCACGGAGCTTTCGAACAAGCTTTCCGCCTGCGGAATCGAATGCGTCGGCACCGACCGCGAGGTCGACATCACAGAAAGCGCCGCTCTCGAACGCTACGCCGAATCACTCGTATTCCGGGGCAAGTCGATTCGCGCGATCATAAACTGCGCGGCCTACACCGCAGTCGACAAGGCCGAGGACGACCGGGATCTCTGCTCGCGCCTCAACGAAGACGGACCGGCGAATATCGCTTCCTGCGCCGCCAAATACGGCGCCGTCATGCTCCATATTTCCACCGACTACGTTTTTAACGGAAACGGAGCGCGCCCCTATCGGGAAGACGATCCGACCGATCCCACGGGAGTCTACGGCCTCACCAAGCGAGACGGAGAATCTGCCGCCCTTGCGAACAATCCGCGCACCTGGATACTCAGAACCGCCTGGCTCTACGGAGCTCACGGGAACAACTTCGTTCACACCATGCTTCGCCTCATGGCAGAAAAAACCGAGCTGAAAGTCGTTAACGACCAGCGGGGCACTCCCACCTGGGCGAAAGACCTCTGCGAGGCGATCTGCGCGTTTCTTCTTTCTGTTCCCGCGATAGCCCGCGAGGCGGCGCATCCGGAAGCCTGCGCGTACAAGACGGTTTCCTCCCCCGAGTTCGGCATATACCATTTTTCAAACGAAGGAAACATCTCCTGGTTCGATTTCGCGAACGAAATCTATCTCTCCGGCAGGGACGCAGGCCTTCTCGATCCGTCGAAAAACTGCTCGATTCTGCCGTGCACGAGCGCGGAGTTTCCTGCCAAGGTCCGCCGCCCCCCGTATTCCGTGCTGGACAAGTCGAAAATACGCGCGGTTCTGGGCCGGGACATCCCCGACTGGAAGGCGAGTTTGAAAGAGTACCTTTCCTCCAAGGAGAATAAAATATGA
- the rfbC gene encoding dTDP-4-dehydrorhamnose 3,5-epimerase, with protein sequence MPFTITPCPIEGLFEIVPKVFGDHRGYFFESWSERDFAQAGLSMRFVQDNQSKSVRGVLRGLHFQKKYPQGKLVRCIDGEVFDVAVDIRPGSPTFGRWHGVLLTPERQNQFYIPEGFAHGFLVLSETAVFAYKCTEFYHPEDEGGLMWNDPAIGIEWPDLGMPPSLSDKDTKHASIEALRAELGGN encoded by the coding sequence ATGCCCTTTACCATTACGCCTTGCCCCATAGAGGGATTGTTCGAGATCGTGCCGAAGGTTTTCGGCGACCACCGCGGGTATTTTTTCGAGTCCTGGTCCGAGCGCGATTTTGCCCAGGCCGGTCTTTCCATGCGCTTCGTTCAGGATAACCAGTCGAAGTCCGTTCGCGGCGTGCTCCGGGGCCTTCATTTTCAAAAGAAATACCCCCAGGGAAAGCTTGTTCGCTGCATCGACGGCGAAGTATTCGACGTAGCGGTGGACATACGTCCAGGTTCTCCGACTTTCGGCCGCTGGCACGGAGTGCTCCTGACCCCTGAGCGCCAGAATCAGTTCTATATACCTGAAGGCTTTGCCCACGGGTTTCTTGTGTTATCGGAAACGGCAGTATTCGCGTACAAGTGCACCGAGTTTTACCACCCGGAGGACGAAGGCGGTTTGATGTGGAACGATCCCGCCATCGGAATCGAGTGGCCGGACCTCGGGATGCCCCCGTCTCTCTCGGACAAAGACACAAAGCACGCGTCTATCGAAGCTCTCCGCGCTGAACTGGGGGGAAACTGA
- the rfbA gene encoding glucose-1-phosphate thymidylyltransferase RfbA: MKGIILAGGSGTRLYPITKAVSKQILPLYDKPMIYYPLSVLMLAGIREVLIISTPRDLPVFKDLFGSGEWLGMRFEYAVQESPRGLADAFIVGERFIAGDSCALVLGDNIFYGRGFSATLKNAANRIDSEGGGAIFGYYVKDPTSYGVVEFDPSGKALSIEEKPAKPKSHFAVPGLYFYDNTVVDIAKNVKPSARGEIEITSVNNTYLAQGRLSVEVLGRGMAWLDTGTYDGLLEASNFIATVQKRQGMYVSCIEEIAFANKWLTKDALLALAAGYKTEYGEYLSYIAENA, translated from the coding sequence ATGAAAGGAATCATACTTGCCGGCGGTTCGGGAACCCGGCTCTATCCGATCACGAAGGCGGTATCCAAGCAGATCCTGCCCCTCTACGACAAACCCATGATCTACTATCCCCTGTCCGTTCTCATGCTTGCGGGAATCCGCGAGGTGCTCATCATCTCCACCCCCAGGGACCTCCCCGTGTTCAAGGATCTGTTCGGCTCGGGCGAATGGCTGGGGATGCGCTTCGAATACGCCGTCCAGGAAAGCCCCCGGGGCCTTGCCGACGCCTTTATCGTGGGCGAGCGCTTCATCGCCGGAGATTCCTGCGCCCTGGTGCTCGGCGACAACATTTTCTACGGCCGCGGATTTTCCGCCACCTTGAAAAACGCCGCGAACCGCATTGATTCCGAAGGCGGCGGGGCGATTTTCGGCTATTACGTAAAAGACCCCACTTCCTACGGAGTCGTCGAGTTCGATCCTTCGGGAAAGGCACTCTCCATCGAGGAAAAACCGGCAAAGCCGAAGTCCCACTTCGCCGTTCCCGGCCTGTATTTCTACGACAATACAGTCGTCGACATCGCCAAAAACGTGAAGCCGTCCGCGCGCGGGGAAATCGAAATCACCTCAGTGAACAACACCTATCTCGCTCAAGGCCGCCTCTCCGTAGAGGTGCTCGGCCGCGGAATGGCCTGGCTCGATACAGGCACCTACGACGGCCTCCTTGAAGCCTCGAACTTCATCGCCACCGTGCAGAAGCGGCAGGGAATGTACGTATCCTGCATCGAAGAGATCGCCTTCGCCAATAAATGGCTGACCAAAGACGCCCTTCTGGCCCTTGCCGCCGGCTACAAGACCGAATACGGCGAGTATCTTTCTTATATCGCGGAGAATGCCTGA
- a CDS encoding type III PLP-dependent enzyme codes for MNREEYVSDAEWHRFLEFSEKLETPCVVINLRTIKKNYIKLQNSFPFAQIYYAVKANPNPKVISLLAEQGSNFDIASRFELDKVLSLGVEPERISYGNTIKKARDIAYFFEKGIRMFATDSKEDLKNIAKYAPGSKVYVRILVENSVTADWPLSRKFGCHPDMAYDLLVQARDAGLTPYGISFHVGSQQRDIGQWNDAIAKTKYLMTSLEEDEGIKLQMINMGGGFPASYIEPTNDLKEYASEITRYLRDDFGDEIPQIILEPGRSLVGNSGILISEVVLISRKNNTALNRWVFQDTGKFNGLIETLGESIKYPVVTLKDSPTAKYGEVILAGPTCDSMDIMYEDCKYRLPIDLKIGDRLYWLSTGAYTSSYASVEFNGFPPITTHIMD; via the coding sequence GTGAACAGAGAAGAGTATGTAAGTGATGCCGAATGGCACCGTTTTCTCGAGTTTTCGGAGAAACTCGAGACACCCTGCGTGGTGATTAATCTGCGGACGATCAAGAAGAACTACATCAAGCTTCAGAATTCGTTTCCCTTCGCCCAGATCTATTACGCTGTAAAGGCGAATCCGAACCCGAAGGTCATATCCCTTTTGGCTGAACAGGGCTCCAATTTCGACATCGCGTCGAGATTCGAACTGGATAAAGTGCTCTCTCTGGGCGTAGAGCCCGAACGCATCAGCTACGGCAACACCATCAAAAAAGCGCGGGACATTGCATACTTCTTTGAAAAGGGTATCCGCATGTTCGCAACGGACAGCAAGGAAGACCTCAAAAACATCGCGAAATACGCGCCCGGCTCGAAAGTCTACGTGCGCATACTCGTGGAAAACTCCGTTACCGCCGACTGGCCGCTTTCGCGGAAGTTCGGCTGCCACCCCGACATGGCCTACGACCTGCTCGTACAGGCCCGCGACGCAGGCCTTACCCCCTACGGAATTTCCTTCCACGTAGGCAGCCAGCAGCGCGACATCGGCCAGTGGAACGACGCCATCGCCAAGACCAAGTACCTCATGACGAGCCTCGAAGAAGACGAGGGCATCAAGCTCCAGATGATCAACATGGGCGGCGGCTTCCCGGCGAGCTACATCGAACCGACGAACGACCTCAAGGAATACGCGAGCGAAATCACCCGCTATCTCCGGGACGACTTCGGCGACGAAATCCCCCAGATCATTCTGGAACCGGGCCGATCCCTCGTGGGAAATTCGGGAATCCTGATAAGCGAGGTCGTCCTGATCTCCCGCAAGAACAACACCGCCCTGAACCGCTGGGTGTTCCAGGACACCGGCAAGTTCAACGGCCTGATCGAAACCCTGGGCGAGTCCATCAAATACCCGGTGGTCACGCTCAAGGACAGCCCGACCGCGAAGTACGGGGAAGTCATCCTGGCCGGCCCCACCTGCGACAGCATGGACATCATGTACGAAGACTGCAAGTACCGCCTGCCTATCGACCTGAAAATCGGCGACCGGCTCTACTGGCTTTCCACCGGAGCCTACACCTCCAGCTACGCCTCGGTCGAGTTCAACGGCTTTCCGCCGATTACGACCCACATAATGGACTAA
- a CDS encoding AEC family transporter produces the protein MNVLLQVGALFFLMAIGYLLGIKKLIEGNAIRGMSNLIVKATLPALVLMSLQKPFSADLLAQSLQTLLVASLFYIAIIGLSLLVSRALYPNNKTGAPGAAAFSLAFSNAAFVGFPVITSIMGEGSLFLASIHNILFNVLAFSVGILMIAADRTGGAASAESRSAARIPLKRIFNINVVSALLGFLFFFFSIAIPQAIALPLTMLGSMTTPLAMIVTGAMLSRTPLGAVMGDWRLYAVSAVRLAAWPLLTAIALRAAGVSGELYLISIIIAGMPAASNTSLLAEVYGGDSKTASSIVFMTTLLSVITIPVMGVLLSR, from the coding sequence ATGAACGTATTATTACAGGTCGGAGCCCTTTTTTTTCTCATGGCGATAGGCTATCTGCTCGGAATCAAGAAGCTGATAGAAGGCAATGCGATTCGCGGCATGTCTAATCTGATCGTGAAGGCTACCCTTCCCGCCCTCGTGTTGATGTCTTTGCAAAAACCGTTTTCGGCCGATCTGCTCGCCCAATCCCTGCAAACCCTTCTCGTCGCGTCCCTCTTTTACATCGCGATAATCGGGCTCTCCCTTCTGGTCTCCCGCGCCCTGTATCCGAACAACAAAACCGGAGCCCCGGGGGCCGCGGCCTTTTCGCTGGCCTTTTCGAACGCCGCCTTCGTGGGATTCCCCGTGATAACGTCCATTATGGGAGAGGGATCCCTCTTTCTCGCCTCGATCCACAACATTTTGTTCAACGTGCTCGCCTTTTCTGTCGGCATTCTCATGATCGCCGCGGACAGGACCGGAGGGGCGGCCTCCGCGGAAAGCCGGAGCGCCGCTCGCATCCCGTTGAAGCGCATCTTCAATATCAATGTGGTGTCCGCCCTGCTGGGCTTTCTCTTTTTCTTTTTTTCCATCGCCATTCCGCAGGCGATCGCGCTTCCGCTTACGATGCTGGGAAGCATGACCACTCCGCTGGCGATGATCGTGACCGGGGCCATGCTTTCGCGCACTCCGCTGGGCGCGGTCATGGGAGACTGGCGGCTCTACGCCGTAAGCGCGGTTCGGTTGGCAGCCTGGCCGCTGTTAACGGCGATCGCGCTCCGGGCGGCGGGCGTGAGCGGAGAACTCTATCTCATTTCGATAATCATCGCCGGAATGCCGGCCGCGTCCAACACCAGTTTGCTCGCGGAGGTCTACGGCGGAGACAGCAAGACCGCATCGTCCATCGTGTTCATGACGACGCTCCTCTCCGTGATAACGATTCCGGTAATGGGCGTGCTGCTCTCGCGCTAA